The following DNA comes from Alienimonas californiensis.
ACCGCTGGGCGGCACTGCGGCACAGCGCGCCGCTGGAGCGGGAAGACGGTGTCGTCTTTCGCAGGGCGTTGTTGGTCCGCGAAAGCCTCGGCGCGTCCGAGACGGGCGTTTGCGAGCGGGCCTATTATTTCACCTGCGCCCCGGAGGGAACGACGCTGCAAAAGCTGGCCGAGATCGCCGGCAGCCGCTGGGCGATCGAGGAGTGCTTCGAGCAGGCCAAGCAGGAGACGGGGCTGGACGAGGACGAGGTCCGGAGTTGGGACGGCTGGCATCGGCACGTGACGCTGTCGATGCTGGCGCACGCCACCTTGGCGGCGATTCGGGCCAAGGCCGCGGACGCCCCCAAAAAACGGACGAGAAAGCGAACGAAGCCGCCTGCGACAATGCGGGCGACAACGACCTGATCCCACTGACGGTTCCCGAAATCCGTCGCGTGCTGGTGAGATTAATCTTCGGCCGCAGGCGCTGCGACGAGGCCGTTCTGGCGTGGTCGCGGTGGCGCCGGCGGCATCAATACGCCGCCATGCTCTGCCACTACAAAGCCCGCGGCCATACCGCTCCCCGGGTCACTGACGTGCAACTGTAGTGCTAAAGCGAACCGCGATCAGGCGTAGCGTGTATAGCCGCAGTGGCGGAGATAGTTCCGGCACTCGGACGGCGGAAAGCGGTCGAGCAGTTCGCCGATGCGGCGCCACAGCCCCTCGACCGTCCGCTCGCCCGCGGCCCGGATCAGACGCTTGAGCTTGCTGAACAGCAGTTCGATCGGGTTCAGGTCGGGGCTGTACGGCGGCAGGTACCGCGCCTTCGCACCGACGGCCCGGATCGCCTCCGCCACGCCCGCCACCTTGTGGGCGGAGAGGTTGTCCATCACCACCACGTCGCCGCGGCGCAGGACCGGGCACAGGTGTTGCCGGACCCACGCCAGAAACAGCGGCCCGTCGATCGCCCCGTCGACGACCAGCGGGGCGACCGGACCGTCGGCCCGCAACCCGCATAAAAACGTCGTGGTGCGCCAGTGGCCGTGCGGCACGGACGCCAGCAGCCGGCGTCCCCGCGGCGCCCAGCCGCGGGTCGGGGTCATGTTCGTCTTGGCCCACGTCTCGTCCAGAAAGACCAGCCGCCCGGCCCGGAAGCCGCCGCGGGCCCGCCGCCAACGCCGCCGGGCGTCGGCGACGTCGGGGCGGGTTTGCTCGCAGGCGATCAGCGTCTTTTTTTGTAGCGAAAGCCGAGCCGGCGGAGTTCTCGCCGCAGCGTCTCCGCCGAGCAGCCCAGGCCCAGATCGGCCTTCAGCTGCCGCACGGTGCGGTCGGTTCGGGCGTTCATCGCCGCGACGATCTCCGCCTCCCGGCCGGCCAGAACCCGCGTCCGTCCCGGCGCGGTCCGGGCGGCGGGGACCTCGCTGACGCCGCTCTCCCGGCGTCGCTGGACCAGTCGCCGCACCCAGGCGGGACTGACGGCGAAACGGTCGGCCACGACCTTCGTCGGCTCGCCGGCGTCGCGGGCGGCCAAGACGCGTTCCCTCAGGTCCTCCGAATACGCACGCACCGACTCGACTCCGTGAGCGGGATGGACGCCGACATTTTGCCGTCGCCCCATCCGCTACGCCACACCTGGGTTTGCTCTAGCAAGTCGACAGCATGCTCGAACATTCTCTCTCGCATCTTATTGCCCAGAGGCGGGCAGCAACGCCGAAGACACTTTGCAGCCCACGTCCGCAGAGAATGAGCGACGCTAACTAGTGTCCCGAGTTAGAAGTTCGCAGCTACTTTCCCGGCGGCCGGGACGGATAATGGGCGATCGCGAAGCCCGAAGGAGGTTGCGATGCCATGGCGTGAACCGATGGAGATCACGGCGGAGGAACGGGCGGCGTTGGAACGCTGGGCCCGTCGGCCGAAGACCGCCCAGGCGCTGGCGCTGCGCAGCCGGATCGTGCTGGCCTGCTCGGATCCGGCACGCACCGGACGCCGGCAGACCGACGTCGCCGTCGCCAAGGATTTGGGCGTGACCAACACGACCGTCCACAAGTGGCGCACCCGGTTTGAGGTCGACCGGCTCGACGGCCTCTCCGACGAACCCCGCTGCGGGGCCCCCCGCAGAATCACCGACGAGCAGGTGGAGGCGGTCGTCACGCGGACGCTGGAGTCGACGCCGGAGAACGCCACGCACTGGAGCACCCGCGGGATGGCGACGGCGTCTGGCCTGTCGCAGACGGCCGTCTCGCGGACCTGGCGGGCGTTCGGCCTGAAGCCCCACCTGTCGGAGACGTTTAAGCTCTCCAAGGACCCGCAGTTCGTGGAGAAGGTCCGCGACGTCGTTGGCCTGTACCTTGCGCCGCCGCAACACGCGATCGTGCTCTCGGTCGACGAGAAGAGCCAGTGTCAGGCGCTCGAGCGTTCGGCGCCGGTCGAGCCGGTGCGGCCCGGGCGGCCGGAGTCGCACACGCACGATTACGTCCGGCACGGGACGACGAGCCTGTTCTCGGCGTTGAACGTGGCCACCGGCGAGGTCGTCGGCAAGTGCATGCGGCGCCACCGCAGCGCGGAGTTCGTGCGGTTCCTCAATCCAGCTCGACGCGGCGATTCCCCGAACGGACGCGGAGGGCGAGGCCGTCGAACTGCACGTGATCATGGACAATTACGCCACGCACAAGACCGACCGGGTGCGGCGGTGGTTTGCCAAGCGGCCGCGGTCTCACGGGCGCTTCACGCCGACCGGAGCCTCGTGGATCAACCAGGTCGAGCGGTTCTTCTCGGAACTGACGACCAAACGGCTGCGGCGGGGCGTGTTCAAAAGCGTGCCGGCGTTGGAGCGGGCGATCAACGACTACGTCGCCCAACACAACCGGAACGCCAAGCCGTTCGTGTGGACGGCCGACGCCGATTTAATCCTCGACCGCGTCCGCAGAAAATGCGAACGAACTTCCAACTCAGGACACTAGAGGTGCTTGAGGAAGAGCGACCGATTGCGGTTTGGGTTCCTGCTTGAAGCGGGGGGGGCGAACGTGGAAGATCAGCAGCCCGCCCCGCGCACCAATGTCGCGGCCCCTCCCCCACCGCCCCGCCAACCTGTGTCCGCTCGCCATTGCTCGCGCCGTCGAACGTGGATCGCAGTGTTGGTTGCGTTGTGGTTCGTTCCGGCCTCCGCGGAATCCGCTGCGGCCGGACCGGTTATTTCCCTCTTCCGCTCGATCGAGCGGGATCTGGGACGCTTGCGTCCATTTCAGCCGGACGTCGTCGTCTGCCCCCCTCAGCAGATCACGTTCGGTCCCGTCCCGCCGATCATGTGCTGCGTGCCGCTCTCGTCGATCGACGGGGCCGCGACGACGGGTGATGAAGCCGCCGGCGCCACAGAATCGGCCGCGGGCTTTGCGGGTGGAGCGTCCGCCGCCGCAGGCGGCGGCGTGATGAGCGGAACCGGCGTGGTCGGCACGTTCGGTTCGACGATGGGCTCCCTCGGAG
Coding sequences within:
- a CDS encoding IS630 family transposase (programmed frameshift); its protein translation is MGRRQNVGVHPAHGVESVRAYSEDLRERVLAARDAGEPTKVVADRFAVSPAWVRRLVQRRRESGVSEVPAARTAPGRTRVLAGREAEIVAAMNARTDRTVRQLKADLGLGCSAETLRRELRRLGFRYKKTLIACEQTRPDVADARRRWRRARGGFRAGRLVFLDETWAKTNMTPTRGWAPRGRRLLASVPHGHWRTTTFLCGLRADGPVAPLVVDGAIDGPLFLAWVRQHLCPVLRRGDVVVMDNLSAHKVAGVAEAIRAVGAKARYLPPYSPDLNPIELLFSKLKRLIRAAGERTVEGLWRRIGELLDRFPPSECRNYLRHCGYTRYA